A stretch of DNA from Lodderomyces elongisporus chromosome 4, complete sequence:
AACGAAGGAAGTAGTTCCCCGTATACCTCTGCAGTAAAAGCTTTGTAGGATCGAAGCTTTCGTGAATCCGTCGATACAACCCGAGCATATACCCTGCATAAAATTTGATGAACTGCATATCGAGAAATACTGGATTTTAATTGTAGTCTAGTAAAGAAATCCAGAATATAATTTCTGGGTCTATGGCGACTAGTAGCCTCTGAAATGTTTAGCGGTGGCTCAACATTATTTATTGATATATCAGCTGCATCGTCAATAATAATCTCCTTTGTCTCGTTTTGATTGTTGTCAAggttcttcttgttctcattttcatcaccggtttcctttttgtacTTGATTTCTAAACCTTCCTTTATGATTTCAACTGGTTGGTAAAAAGGGCTAGTAATTTCAAAGCAGATTTCTCCATAAAATGTCTCTAAATCCAAATCATCTAATTGAggattttttatttcactTATATTGAGGCAttcttttgcatttgcatttatGTCGACGTTTCTATTCAACACCTTTTCAACCGATGCAGTGTTGGGAGAAAGATATAGCATTAACAAGTTCCACTTGTCCACAACGAACATAAATTCTGCAAaatcattttcttcaacagCTCGCTCAAGCTTCTGGCAATAACCTGTGATGATTTCCTTAATATTCTCTGAATGTGAAAAATACAAAGCATaatgcaaaagaaaaattttcatGATTTCGTGCACCGGGTCCAACTCGTTATCCTTTGGCTCGGCAAGGATGTACAGTTCGTAGTGCTCTGGATATAACAAAAACCTCACTTTTACTGCATGTGAGTGATTGGGatttccatttttatttgaatATTGCGGAAACGAAATTGGCATATCCCGATAACATTTTTCGTGGCTTCCAATTACATGTGCACCTAATTCATCTATATATGGTATTGTGTCATCATCCCGAGTCATTGAGTCCTTTGgatctttctctttattatccacctctttttcatcttgaTCCTGGAAATTTAGCTCGGGAACTCGTGGGAAATCCGAATAAAATTCTTTGACAAAAAACTTTCGACCGTGAAGATCAACTAAAGTATCAGAatttatgtctggtggatCAAAAGGCGATATGTGCTCAGATgtttcctcctcttcctccacctcttcttcttcttcatcttcttcttcctcttctttctctccttcctcctcttctgaTTCCATTCCAATATTCATTCCCAGCGTTAGTTTTGAATGTAAATCAGAGTCTTCATATTCAGTCACTCCAGGAACTTTCGCAAGCGAGGTCAACTTACGCCTTTTATATGTccgttttgttgttttctgttgtttcgattttgattttgattttgattttgattttaaattttttttcttcttttctctttcttctttcaactTCTTACGCAattcattcttcttttcttgtctATTTCTAGTCTTTTTGACAACTTTAGTTTCAGGTGTATAGAATGTTGCAGGAATAATTTTACGCTTTACCCCTTCCTTCAATATTTGTCTATCACCGGTTACTGATTGAAAGTGTTTTGTTGCCTCGATTAGTTTTTCCAACGCCATTTTAGAAACTCGCTGATCAGTTTTATGCTCAGATGGTTTAGGTTTGGGAGGATTCTTTGCTCTTTGCTCGAGTCTCTCAAGACGTTTccgttctttttcttgctctCGTTCAAGCTTCCTTTCAGCTCGAGcttgtttctcttcttctgtcaaaactttttttgcaactttaATATTCTGAGCCGATTCTGCCAATCTCTGCAATTCGTCAAAATCAACTGCCTTGCTTCGCCTTGAAGCGCGCCTTGATGTAGTTAATGCCATTCCAGACTCGTATATGAGCTTTTcggttttgtttttgaaagttACTTGCCTACTACAAGCATACGAAAGTCTTTTGTACCAATTTGCAATGCAGGACTCAGAACGCAATGGGAACTCGTGCAAAATTTCCTCATACTGTTTTCCCAAAGTGATAAACTCTctcattgttttcttttcgccGCCTGTTagttcattttcattagtATTCAAATTATTGTCTTTTATATAATCGGCAATTTCCAGAATATTGTACTGCGGGAAATACTCTGTAAGCGTTTTAAGCGTCAAGTCGCTTTGCACGCAAGACTTGAGAAGTGCAAATTccgttttatttttttgcatgAATTCATTAAATGCACTTttatcactattatcaTAGAATTCAGGACTTGCTCTCCTAGAAAAGTTCTTCAAAATTTCTTCTCGCGACGAATGATCTCCATTAAAAGAGGAGTGCGAATGGCTAAGTAATTCCTCTATCGATGCTCTTGAACGAAGAAAGCACTCTTCATATACGTTTTCTTGCCTATGCTTGATTAATTCAAGCTCTTTAATTGACATCGGATATGCATAATTTTTTGTAGAAAGCTTTAAATCTCTAATTAAGTCGTTAGAGTCCATTTGAGGGAATTGTTTGGTAAGCCCTGTCTTTGTTAGGTCCTGATGCAGTATTGAGATTACCTTCTCAATATCCTTGTTATTCCAATTCAAGCGTTTGAAGATGTCGGTGATCATCGATAAATCTTTTTGAGTTTTCTCTGCAAGGTCATTATCTCGAAATTGCTCTTTGGAGTTATAAAATAGTTGATAAACAtatatcttttctttagcAACTAGACTTGCATCCTTATTATCAATTACATCATTCGATATACTGATTGCTTGCTTTATTACATCTCGCCAATGATACTGTTTGAAATTATTCACAATATCAGACATGCTTAGAGTCAGCAGTATCAACTGTTGTTTGAGCAACTCCAAATCGGTTGTCAgccaatttgaaaatgaagaagaagaagaagaagaagatgatgatgatgatgatgatgatgatggtggtggggATGAACGGATTTGATTATCACCGGAATGCAGAGTCAATTCTTGAGTTTCTTGAGTCATCGCAGTAAAGCTTTCCAGTGGGTGATACATCATGTTTGTATTTGGGTGAAGGGGGGATGTTGGGTCGGAAAAATTTCAAGTTAGAAGTACTTTTAATGTAAAAGAATGATCTGTCACCACCaataaataataacaaaCTTGATTCACGCACAAATTTAGACTAGCCCCAACAAATTCTGGTGATGTGAACTCCTAAGAAGTGGCCAGACTATAAGATTCTTCAATCAGATCTGTCGATGCAAGTTAGTTCAAgttttgacttttttgctttaaaATTACAATAATATGAATATTTACagttttcatttatttatgTTTTTTGGAGGGGGAACTCAgagtagaaaaaaaaaaaaaaaagaaaagaaacaggaaTTACATTTTTGTGTTGAAATGATAAATGTCAAATTACGCGTTTTGATTATGTTCACGTGATTCTATTttaacaaaaagagaaacgcAACAGAGTATCATAACATTGATGCATTATAAAAAGAGTCACATATGTTTTCAAGCGGCCCTTGTATTCAGTTGTACTTCTTTACACATAGATCCCTGTATGAACCACTTATAGAAGTCAAaggaatgaaagaaaaagaagaagaagtagtactagtaaaagaagaagaagaagaagaagaggcacaagaaagaaaaaaaaaaacaggacagaacaaaaaaagaaaagaagaccaaaaaaatagaaaccAACGTTCTCCAAATGTCTATACGTTATAATTTACTGGCTCTAAATCCGTTTAATCGAAACTTGAGATCTTTGTAGATCTTTGTTTCTGGCTTCCAATGTTCAAAGATCTCGTATAATTCATGGATCTCTTCGGCCCCATTTCGACCCAATCTATTACATGCGATTCCTCGAGATTCTTCTCGATATTCATGCTCGTCGTTGTCGCCGTCGTCATATGCTGCTCTATTAATGGCATCCGGCCAGTTCTTCTCTACGTTGAACAAGAACCCTCTTAAGCACCACGGCAAAATGTACGGATTAGTGCCGATCTTACCCACGTTGTACTCTTTAATGTATACTTGATTTGACACTGGTAGTTCACTATTTTCGAAATTGTCATAGTCTATAGTCCCTTCGTGTGGGATCACCAAATCATCAGTGTCAAGAAAGAACTTGATCCCTAAATCATAAACCTTACCATCGTTATATATCTTAGAATGTCCGCCAGCAGTCATTGGACCAGCCAACGAAGTGCTCAACTCCTTTATCACGTTATTATCGAAAAACCCCAAGTTCAACAAATTTGTGCACATGGAGACcaacttttcaacaaatttagGCGTAAATGACGAATAGTCAATGTAACATGCTCGATAAATATTAGGATGGAAAATATGGGACGCTAGTGCTGAATAAAGAGGAACCAATTGATCATTTATCGAGCcaataaaacaaattttgaCATTGACATTGATTATAGTCTGAATCGATTCCTTGTAGACAACCGATTGGGTACTGTCAAATTTAGTTAGCTCAAATAGCTCGTTTAATGAATCGTGCTCAATTGTCGAGTACGCCTTCATGAAAAAAGTCTTGTCTGCTCCATAAAATGGCCCA
This window harbors:
- the DOT1 gene encoding Nucleosomal histone H3-Lys79 methylase produces the protein MMYHPSESFTAMTQETQELTSHSGDNQIRSSPPPSSSSSSSSSSSSSSSSFSNWSTTDLELLKQQLISSTLSMSDIVNNFKQYHWRDVIKQAISISNDVIDNKDASLVAKEKIYVYQLFYNSKEQFRDNDLAEKTQKDLSMITDIFKRLNWNNKDIEKVISISHQDLTKTGLTKQFPQMDSNDLIRDLKLSTKNYAYPMSIKELELIKHRQENVYEECFLRSRASIEELLSHSHSSFNGDHSSREEILKNFSRRASPEFYDNSDKSAFNEFMQKNKTEFALLKSCVQSDLTLKTLTEYFPQYNISEIADYIKDNNLNTNENELTGGEKKTMREFITLGKQYEEILHEFPLRSESCIANWYKRLSYACSRQVTFKNKTEKLIYESGMALTTSRRASRRSKAVDFDELQRLAESAQNIKVAKKVLTEEEKQARAERKLEREQEKERKRLERLEQRAKNPPKPKPSEHKTDQRVSKMALEKLIEATKHFQSVTGDRQILKEGVKRKIIPATFYTPETKVVKKTRNRQEKKNELRKKLKEEREKKKKNLKSKSKSKSKSKQQKTTKRTYKRRKLTSLAKVPGVTEYEDSDLHSKLTSGMNIGMESEEEEGEKEEEEEDEEEEEVEEEEETSEHISPFDPPDINSDTLVDLHGRKFFVKEFYSDFPRVPELNFQDQDEKEVDNKEKDPKDSMTRDDDTIPYIDELGAHVIGSHEKCYRDMPISFPQYSNKNGNPNHSHAVKVRFLLYPEHYESYILAEPKDNELDPVHEIMKIFLLHYALYFSHSENIKEIITGYCQKLERAVEENDFAEFMFVVDKWNLLMLYLSPNTASVEKVLNRNVDINANAKECLNISEIKNPQLDDLDLETFYGEICFEITSPFYQPVEIIKEGLEIKYKKETGDENENKKNLDNNQNETKEIIIDDAADISINNVEPPLNISEATSRHRPRNYISDFFTRLQLKSSISRYAVHQILCRVYARVVSTDSRKLRSYKAFTAEVYGELLPSFTSEVLEKVGLKPGQKFYDLGSGVGNTTFQAALEFGAISGGCELMKHASKLTKLQDNLIRRHLAILGIRELDLKFALSQSFVANEQVRRDCLECDVLIINNYLFDGELNASVGKLLLGLKPGTKIISLRNFISPRYRAQFDTVFDYLSVVKEEMSDLMSVSWTANKVPYYISTVEATIRPEYLRGDNGMTLEYYNDCSKSTSPLNNIREESPHSPMRNSLNADGASTPPTEHNSDPEFEKS